CTGCCCTGGACTACAGTTGCTGAAGATCATGCACGTATCAGTGAAAAGTGTTATGGATATTAGAAATAATGCGAGCCTTACCATCAAAGATGCTTTCTTTGTCGTCGTTGGAACACTGGGTATGGCTCGGCTTTCCCAGCTGTTTATCGATGCTTCGGCTGGGAATGAAGGCTTGAACCGTAAAACAGTAACTTTCCCCTCGGTCCAGGTTGGGTATTTCCATCACGTTGGTCTTGGAGATGTAGACTTTCTGAAAACACGAGCGCCAAAGATGCCTTCGCTTTTTCCACTTTCAGGCTTAATCGCTGACTTTGTCGAATGTGCCGTACCATGCCGGTGCTCTTATTCCTGCGGTACGTGACTTTGTACTGGAGCTGCTCCGAGAAAACGTCCCTGACGTTCATCTGCTGGTCGTCTTTGAACAAGGCCGTCAGAGGGTCCGTCACGAAGAGTGTCGTCTTCCTTTTGTCGCCGCTCACCTCCAGCTTGAACTCGGGTCTGCCGATATCCGCTGGAAAgtcaaagtttttatttttttttatttttgcaaattttattttttttaaaaacctcaaAAAtcgcatgtacataagtattcacagcctttgctcaatactttgttgatgcacctttggcagcaattacagtctttttgaatacaataccACAAGTTTGACACGcctatttttgggcagtttcctctttgcagcacctctcaagctccatcaggttggatgggaagtgttggttttcatccagaatgtctctgtacattgctacattcatatttccctctatcctgactagtctcccagaaaCCATcgccacagcatgatgctgccaccaccatgctttactgtagggatggtatttacctggtttcctccaaacatgacgcctggcattaacaccaaagacttcaatctttgtctcatcagaccagataatttagtttctcatggtctgagagtctttcaggtgcgttTTGGCAAACGTTTTACTGAGAAAtggaatggcttccgtctggtcactctaccatacaggcccgtgtggtggattgctgcagagatggttgtccttctagaaggttctcctctctccatagaggaatgctgtagctctgatagagtgaccatcaggttgtTGGTcttctccctgactagactaagatgaatgtacGGGGAAGtgttggatgaaaaccaacacttcccatccaacctgatggagctctagaggtgctgcaaagaggaaactgcccaaagataggtgtgccaaacttgtggtattgtattcaaaaagacttgagactgtaatttctgccaaaggtgcatcaacaaagtattgagcaaaggctgtgaatacttttgtgcatgtgattttttttttaatacatttgcaaatgaaaacaaaacaaaaccatttTTCACATTGTAACtaaggggtattgtgtgtagaatgttgaggacaaaaattaatttattacattttgaatagGCTTTGACATCAACAAGtagaaaaaagtgaagcgctgtgaatgctTTCTGGATGTAATGTATAAAAATTTagctgaatgttctgaatgaaaggaattgctgttctaaatgtgttcacTGGGTGTCGTGATAGCAATTGtgttaggacagtgtttttcaaccttttttgagccaaggcacattttttgcgttgaaaaaatccggaggcacaccaccagcagaaatcattaaaaaacgaaactcagtagacaataaaaagtcgttgtcgcaattgttgggtatgactttaaaccataaccaagcatgcatcactatagctcttgtctcaaagtaggtgtactgtcaccacctgtcacatcacgtcgtgacttattttgacttgtttgctgttttagttcttgtcttgcgctcctattttggtggctttttctttttttttggtatttccctgtaggagtttcatgtcttcctttgagcaatatttcccgcatctactttgttttagcaatcaagaatatttcaattgtttttatcctttgtggggacattgttgattgtcatgtccagtgttgggttagttactgaaaaacagtaactagttacagttactagttactttatttcaaaagtaactcagttactaactcagttacttacaccaaaaagtaatgcgttactgtgaaaagtaactatttagttacttcttctactttttttttttaaagctcccattaatgcccttttagccttcattttagtactgttattgcactggagaataatacaatctgttgatcaacttgacatacatttgcatcactgaactctgctaagttactttgtaacgcgttagtcccaactctggtcatgtcatgttcggatgtacattgtggacgccgtccttgctccacagtaagtctttgctgtcgtccagtattctgtttttgtttactttgtagccagttcagttttagtttcgttctgcatagccttccctaagcttcaatgccttttcttaggggcactcacctttttgtttatttttggtttaagcattagacatcttttacctgcacgctacctcccgctgtttccgacatctacaaagcaattagctacctgctgccacctactgatatgaaagagtattacacggttaagctgccgagctctagacagcaccgacactcaacaacaatacatcatttgcagactataattactggtttgcaaaaaatatttttaacccaaataggtgaaattagatcacctcccatggcacaccagactatctcacgacacactagtgtgccgcggcacagtggttgaaaaacactgttaggcaagcaaacagttTATACCAGggacaagcaagaggtacacaataAAGCATGGCTGCGGCTCCGCGACCTAAATGAAAcgaaaaacctgccgttttacgtGTGATGGTACTGCTTCGAATACGTCGTTTTTTGACTAATTTCCCCAAAATGTCTCAAAAAAATAAACGTGAACAAAGAGTGTAAGTCAACCCTCTTCAATAATTTCTACCTCCGTTGCTGATAGTTTGGGTAGAAATAACCAATTAGATATTTGACACCTAGAAGAGTTTTTATCTATTATTTGTTTTGTTCAATTCCAGAGAGGCTGTGACTTTAAGTTCGATGATTTTGTAAATACACTTGAGACAAAGTCTGAGTTCATTGTGTTTttaaaactgcaccaatttttttcgtcagaattttcaactaactcggAAGTGTTTTgcaaagaggattatttgtgatatgtacattttccggATGTGCTTGTTCATTTTtggcaaaagtaaaaaaaagaaaacaatctgaagttgcctttatttctaagttatcatgccataaaataataatattttatattattatgtgaacATGATAATATTAAAACTATTTGGTTTGTTTAATCAAACGATAATGTACAGACATGTTCTACATGAAAGTATCCTTAAATTACTTctgtataaaaatgtaataacatTAAATTAACTTGACTATCTTTGGGAGTAGACACAagactattatttatttaacttatAATATACTACAATAATCATGCGGTTACTGCTTCATAATGCCACATTTTAATAACGTTTCTTAATCAATATAAGGGCTAAAACGTTTTTTACACTTTCAATTCCTTTGGTTATCTGTGATACATTCACTAGCCACTAGAGGACAATGTTCTCTTACAGTTacacctcatccatccatccattttctaccgcttgtcccttttggggtcgcggggggtactggagcatatctcagaCAAAACGATATGTttgtctatatttatatatttttttttcatcatgcACTTTGCGCACCATACAACCGAGCTACAGTATGCTAACCTTAGCAGGCCCTCATCATTATTAGCCTTCATTCTCAGTGtgcttatattaataataataagtgaatgtgagtgtaaatgttgtttatctgtgatgaggtggcgacttgtcctggatgtacctcgccttccgcccatgtgcagctgagataggctccagcaccccccgcgaccccgaaagggacaagcggtagaaaatggatggatgaatggatggatggatatgtcctGTAAAGTTCTAAAGACTCACTGCAGACAAAACTACCGTATACCCCAGGGGGGTCCAAAGTGTGGTCCGAGGGCCAATTACGGCACGCAGCCAATTTTATTAACGGTCTggggcacatttaaaaaatactatttaaaaaaaacaaaacataaaaagtggaataaaacagcaaacaagtgaaatgtaatgagaaagtgtcgcaatattgacactaataacacaaagctgccatgcaggcagttttttgtttgctttaaaacagtcattgctccaaaaataataaaaccttataaTCCACAAATACATCTGCAATTGACctacagatttaagtgttgaaagtaaaaataataaatatttttatatgacttatttttaacactttgagtgggggccttttggatgTCATTTAAtgacattgttcaaaaaataataatgaatcaaaagaaatgttatgaataatttattatacattattatatttgtatctaTTTACTTACCTCAAATATTCTATTTTGAGAAACATTACGGGGACATTTTtttgcatagtttgtgtttttaccattaaaatatttggggttttttaaggaaaaatatatgtgtgtgtgtgtgtgtgtgtgtgtgtgtgtgtgtgtgtgtgtgtgtgtgtgtgtgtgtgtgtgtgtgtgtgtgtgtgtgtgtgtgtgtgtgtgtgtgtgtgtgtgtatatatatataacccttatggcaacagatagatctgaaattggtctataaatattttagtgttagaagtaaaaaaaaaaaattaacatttaacttatttttaacacttaacgACTGAGACCTTTTTGGGTACCCGGGacctttaacattcaccaaaattgattGCAATACATTggtttttaaaatttcaaaatagCCCCCgctgctttcatttttcagtgaaTTTTCTCGAGGcccttagtggaaaaagttttggacgcccctgcttaccaCCTGTGTAAACACAGCAGTAATATATAAACACAGCAGTaatatataatcacagcagtactaTGTAAACATAGCAGTACTATATAAACACAGCAGTAACATAGCAGTACTATATAAACACAGCAGTACTATATAAACAGCAGTAATATATAAACACAGCAGTACTATATAAACAGCAGTAATATATAAACACAGCAGTAATATATAAACACAGCAGTACTATATAAACAGCAGtaatatataaacacaacagtaatATATAAACAGCAGTACTATATAAACACAGCAGTACTATATAAAAATAGTAATTTAATGTTGATACAATACTACCAGGATATTTATGTCGGAGAACTTAATGAGGTTATATGTAAAAACAAGTGCATAAAGCAAACTTACTGTCCTTGTAGGGGCAGAATTTTGGCGATCTTGTGTAGGGGAACTCGATGAGGTCAGAGGTCGCTCCCAGTGGGGGTTCAGACAGGATGTCTGCCACATAGCAAGTGTTGACGTCAGTCAGAGAGCTGGTCAGGTCACAAGTAGTTGCTGAAGTCCGTATGCAGTTAGAGTTCCTCTGTTTGTTCCCGCCAAGCCTGCAAAGTCAACAAGCAGCTTTTAAACCAGTGAAGACGTAAATAATCCTCATTTGATCGTGTCAACAACTCAACTATTCCACAAAGTCACTCTTCAGTAAATATTACGCTTTTCAAACTTAGTAGCGTATGTAGTGGTGTCACTACTCGTACTGCATATAGTGGTTGTACTATTAGTACTGTATATAGTGGTGTCACTACTCGTACTGCATATAGTGGTTGTACTATTAGTACTGTATATAGTGTAGGCACTATTCGTACAGTTTATAGTGCTATACGTACTGTATATAGTGGTTGTATTATTAGTACTGTATATAGTGGTGTCACTACTCGTACTGCATATAGTGCTATACGTACTCTATATATAGTGGTTGTATTTTTAGTACTGTATATATTGGTGACACTACTCGTACTGCATATAGTGCTATATGTACTCTATACAGTGGTGGCAGTATTAGTACTGTATATAGTGGTGACACTATTAGTACTGCATATAGTGGTGACACTATTAGTACTGGATATAGTGGTGTCactattagtaccgtatttttcggagttttagtcacaccggagtataagtcgcacctgccgaaaatgcataataaagaaggaaaaaaacatatataagtcgcactggagcccggccaaactatgaaaaaaagtgcgacttatagtccgaaaaatacggtactttctatAGTGGTGTCACTATTAGTACTGTGTATAGTGGTGTCACTACTCGTACTGCATATAGTGTACTGTATATAGTGGTTGTACTATTAGTACTGTATATAGTGGTGTCACTACTCTTACTGTATATAGTGCTATACGTACTGTATATAGTGGTGTCACTATTAGTACTGTATATAGTGGTGTCACTGTTAGTACTGTGTATAGTGGTGTCACTGTTAGTACTGTCTATAGTGGTGTCACTGTTAGTACTGTGTATAGTGGTGTCACTGTTAGTACTGTATATAGTGGTGTCACTGTTAGTACTGTGGTACTAACAGTgtatagtggtggtagtattagtaCTGTATATAGTGGTGGCAGTATTAGTATTGTatatagtggtggtagtattagtgCTGTgtatagtggtggtagtattagtaCTGTgtatagtggtggtagtattagtaCTGTGTATAGTGATGGTAGTATTAGTACTGTgtatagtggtggtagtattagtaCTATGTATAGTGGTGGCAGTATTAGTTCTGTgtatagtggtggtagtattagtaCTATGTATAGTGGTGGCAGTATTAGTTCTGTGTATAGTGATGGTAGTATTAGTACTGTgtatagtggtggtagtattagtaCTATGTATAGTGGTGGCAGTATTAGTTCTGTgtatagtggtggtagtattagtaCTATGTATAGTGGTGGCAGTATTAGTTCTGTGTATAGTGATGGTAGCATTAGTACTGTGTATAGTGGTGGCAGTATTAGTACTATatatagtggtggtagtattagtaCTGTgtatagtggtggtagtattagtaCTATGTATAGTGGTGGCAGTATTAGTTATGTGTATAGTGATGGTAGTATTAGTACTGTGTATAGTGGTGGTATTATGAAATTAtaccatgtgtgtgtgaatattagGCAGAAGTTCATCCATTTCCAAACGTTCTTCATGAGTCATGTAATGAGTCAAGTTTTCTTAGTTTAGCAGCGATCTCACTGTGTATCAACTGAGCACCTTATGGTCACATGTGGAGTCTTACAAGGatcagttcttggccctgcatcTACTGTATATGCTGTCGCTAGGCAAcgttatacacatgtatgtacgtatgtatgtacgtacgtacgtatgtacgtacgtatgttCCAAGAATGgcaacttattagtgattcctacAGCCCAAAAAAAGTCAGCAAGCTCTGgagtgttttctattggggctccaggaCTCTGGAATGTCCTTCCAGTAACAGTTAGATGTTACCTCaggagaagcatttaagtcccgccCTAAATCTCCTTTCTATACTCTGGCTTTTAAATAGGCTTTGTTTAGACCGGTGGACCTGCCGTATTTCTACTCTAGTGACAGGacacacctgctgtcaatcatCATTTAGTGACAGGAGACACCTGCTGTCAATCATCAATTATTGACAGGACACACCTGCTGTCAACCATCAATTATTGACAGGacacacctgctgtcaatcatCAATTAGTGACAGGacacacctgctgtcaatcatCAATTAGTGACAGGACACACCTGCTGTCATTTATCAATTAGTGACAGGACACACCTGCTGTCATTTATCAATTAGTGACAGGACACACCTGCTGTCATTTTTCAATTAGTGACAGGACACACCTGCTGTCATTTATCAATTAGTGACAGGACACACCTGCTGTCATTTATCAATTAGTGACAGGACACACCTGCTGTCATTTATCAATTAGTGACAGGACACACCTGCTGTCATTTTTCAATTAGTGACAGGacacacctgctgtcaatcatCAATTAGTGACAGGacacacctgctgtcaatcatCAATTAGTGACAGGacacacctgctgtcaatcaaCAATTAGTGACAGGacacacctgctgtcaatcatCAATTAGTGATAGGACCCAACTGATGCCAATCATCAATTAGTGACAGGacacacctgctgtcaatcatCAATTAGTGACAGGacacacctgctgtcaatcatCAATTAGTGACAGGACACAGCTGCTGTCATTTATCAAATAGTGACAGGacacacctgctgtcaatcatTAATTAGTGACAGGACACACCTGCTGTCATTTAGTGGTGTTTGAAAGCACAGTGAGGAACTTTCTTCTCCTTATCTGTAAGTTTAGACAGATGCATTATTATTACTACGACTACTactcgtttgtttttttttacttccattcCTGTTTTTATTCCTACACGTATTCCTTTTTTTATTCCTACTTCCATTCCTCTTTTTATTTCAACATCCATTCTTTTATACTCCTACTCCCTGTCCTTTTTTATTCCTActtccattcctttttttatttcaacttccaTTCAGTTTTTTTATTCCTACTTCCCCATTCCTGTTTCTATTCCTACTTCCATTGTTTTTTCTATTTCAACTTCCATTCATTGTTTTATTCCTACTCCCATTCCTTTTTATTCCCACTTCCATTCCTTTTTATTCCTACTTCCATTCCCTTCTATTCCTACTTCTATTCCTTTTTATTCTTACTTCCATTCCTGTTTCTATTCCCGCTTCTATTCatttgtttcttcctactcccaTTCCTGTTTATTCCTACTTCCATTCCTTTTTATTGCTACTTCCATTCCTGTTTCTATTCCTACTTCTATTCatttgtttcttcctactcccaTTCCTTTTTATTCCTACTTCCATTCCTTTTTATTGCTACTTCCATTCCTGTTTCTATTCCTACTTCGATTCATTTTTTCTTCCTACTTCCAATCCTTTTTCTTCCTACTTCCATTCCTGTTTCTATTCCTACTTCCATTACGTTTCCCCTGCTTCCATTCCTGTTTTTATTCCTACTTCCCCATTCCTGTTTGTATTCCTACTTCCATTCCTTTGTCTATTTCAACTTCCATTCATTGTTTTATTACTACTTCCATTACCATTTTATTCTTACTTCCATTCCTGTTTCTATTCCTACTTCGAT
This genomic interval from Nerophis lumbriciformis linkage group LG07, RoL_Nlum_v2.1, whole genome shotgun sequence contains the following:
- the f3a gene encoding coagulation factor III, tissue factor a, with translation MLKIKGTLSSSLLLFIVLLGTTVSGLYPTAQNVTWKSTNFKSILTWQPFPSDYSYTVEFFVLGGNKQRNSNCIRTSATTCDLTSSLTDVNTCYVADILSEPPLGATSDLIEFPYTRSPKFCPYKDTDIGRPEFKLEVSGDKRKTTLFVTDPLTALFKDDQQMNVRDVFSEQLQYKVTYRRNKSTGMKVYISKTNVMEIPNLDRGESYCFTVQAFIPSRSIDKQLGKPSHTQCSNDDKESIFDVYSVGVIAGAVLLILLLIIAIVVVTIVCYRRRKKSKESEKEGVPLRSV